A window of Brevinema andersonii genomic DNA:
TGATTGCTAATATTATCATTCAAGCTGTTCATGATCCAGGATTTATTAAAAATATGTCCCAACGCGAGCTACCTTTCTCATCACAAAATCATAGTTACTAGTTCACTGATATGTCGGACTGGTTTGACAGGAAATTCTTTTGAGTTTATTTTTTGAGTCTGAACATAAGGAATATAAATTTCAGCAATGCCGAGACGCATTGATTCTTTAACCCGTTTTTCAATTCCGGATACCGGTCTTATTTCTCCAGTAAGCCCAACTTCGCCGATAAAAATTTTTTTATCATTCAACGGTTTTTCTTTAAAAGATGAACAAATCGCAGCCACCACCGACAAATCTGCAGCTCTATCCTCAATATCCAAACCACCAGTCACATTGGCATAAACATCAAACTTGCTCAGAGGTATTTTAAGTTGCTTCTCAACAACAGCGGCAAGCAACGACAATCGGCTGTTGTCTATACCTTCAGCTGTACGACGCGGATAATTTTGATTAGTGGGATGACAAAGAGCTTGAACCTCCAACGGAAATACACGCTGACCTTCTGAATGCGCAAAAAGTGCCGAACCAAACACTGGTTCCTCATGGATAGAAACAAATGCTCGAGTTAAATCATCAGCCGGCATCAAACCGTTGCTTAACATTTCGAAGAATCCTGCTTCATCTGTCGAACCAAAACGGTTTTTAAATGAACGAAGTACTCTATAAACACGTCGTGCGTCACTTCCAATGAATAATACCGTATCAACTAAATGCTCAATTGCTTTTGGGCCGGCGATCTGGCCATCTTTA
This region includes:
- the radA gene encoding DNA repair protein RadA gives rise to the protein MAKKSAFACSECGYESPKWLGKCPSCSAWNAFKEVHLSKNIKSSVAVRLQKSQPQAIHTIETRKKELFQTGIPEWDRVLGGMIQGQAVLLSGEPGMGKSTLLLQIADMLSQKGAVLYVNGEESCGQVKLRAERLGIKTENVFLFGETDLDQILSVIEEHQPIFLIIDSLQTLSSESIESSPGSLPQLRECTNQVVRLCKSMDIMSILVSHVNKDGQIAGPKAIEHLVDTVLFIGSDARRVYRVLRSFKNRFGSTDEAGFFEMLSNGLMPADDLTRAFVSIHEEPVFGSALFAHSEGQRVFPLEVQALCHPTNQNYPRRTAEGIDNSRLSLLAAVVEKQLKIPLSKFDVYANVTGGLDIEDRAADLSVVAAICSSFKEKPLNDKKIFIGEVGLTGEIRPVSGIEKRVKESMRLGIAEIYIPYVQTQKINSKEFPVKPVRHISELVTMIL